From Bacillus basilensis, a single genomic window includes:
- a CDS encoding YbbR-like domain-containing protein, with product MDKLMENHWFLKGISLLLACMLFMSATLTEKNTTSGILPFANDAKETLTNYDINLKYDEEKYIVSGIPAEGVKVKLEGPKAAVATAKAKKQFDIPVDLRDSETGTYEVSLKTNGLPDDVKGTVQPSTIKITLHEKARKYVHVDLKLSNEDQMPAGSTLEKSNIKPDTVEVVGTKEEIESISSAKAYIDLKGVNKTVTKTAEVTLYNKEGKRLNVRTSPSKINVTLNVTTQATANNTEKTVPVTYTKKGSLPEGLAVTNISVEPREITIAGPKDILDNIQSIEGVEVDLSQLTESTTFDTSVLLPKGVTSAKPNQVKVSVGVQKTKQTKTRTIDGISIQKNGLSKDVTAQLLSPQDGKISVDISGETSIVDKITAAQITAAINLQNVSPGTKDVSIQVSGPGNISIEPKQKSAKVTIVKKENPDKEVQGNGEKPDSNNNQDNQTEKPKNPEPEPEPKPDPEKEKEKEKEQEQNKEKETSQEPTVDNQKEPDKGANHNG from the coding sequence ATGGATAAGTTAATGGAGAATCATTGGTTTTTAAAAGGAATCTCATTACTATTGGCGTGTATGCTTTTTATGTCAGCGACTTTAACTGAAAAAAATACGACATCAGGGATACTACCTTTTGCAAATGATGCGAAAGAAACATTAACTAATTATGATATTAACCTTAAGTATGATGAAGAGAAATATATTGTAAGTGGTATTCCGGCAGAGGGCGTTAAGGTAAAGTTAGAGGGCCCAAAAGCAGCAGTTGCTACAGCAAAAGCAAAAAAACAATTTGATATACCAGTTGATTTGAGAGATAGCGAAACAGGAACTTATGAAGTTTCTTTGAAAACGAACGGGCTTCCAGATGATGTGAAAGGAACAGTTCAGCCATCGACAATTAAAATTACTCTTCATGAAAAAGCGAGAAAATATGTTCATGTAGACTTAAAATTATCAAATGAGGATCAGATGCCAGCGGGTTCTACCCTCGAAAAATCAAACATTAAACCTGATACTGTTGAGGTAGTTGGGACGAAAGAAGAAATTGAAAGTATTTCATCTGCTAAAGCGTATATTGATTTAAAAGGTGTTAATAAAACTGTTACGAAAACAGCCGAAGTTACATTATACAATAAAGAAGGAAAACGTTTAAATGTAAGAACAAGTCCATCTAAAATTAATGTAACGTTGAATGTGACGACGCAAGCAACGGCCAATAATACTGAAAAAACTGTTCCTGTAACGTATACGAAAAAGGGGAGTTTACCAGAAGGATTGGCCGTTACAAATATTAGCGTTGAGCCGAGAGAAATAACGATAGCAGGTCCAAAAGATATATTGGATAATATACAATCGATAGAGGGGGTCGAAGTAGATCTTAGTCAATTGACAGAGTCTACAACATTCGATACCTCTGTTTTATTACCAAAGGGTGTAACAAGTGCAAAACCGAATCAAGTGAAGGTTTCAGTAGGTGTGCAAAAAACAAAACAAACGAAAACAAGAACGATTGATGGTATATCAATTCAAAAAAATGGACTTTCTAAAGATGTTACGGCCCAGCTACTTTCGCCGCAAGATGGGAAGATAAGCGTTGATATTTCAGGAGAAACAAGTATAGTAGATAAAATAACAGCAGCTCAAATAACAGCAGCGATTAATCTGCAAAATGTATCTCCGGGGACGAAGGATGTTTCTATTCAAGTGAGCGGTCCTGGTAATATTTCAATAGAGCCAAAACAAAAAAGTGCTAAAGTCACAATTGTGAAGAAAGAAAATCCAGATAAAGAAGTACAGGGTAACGGTGAAAAACCAGATTCAAATAATAACCAAGATAATCAAACTGAAAAACCAAAAAATCCTGAACCTGAACCTGAGCCTAAACCTGATCCGGAAAAGGAAAAGGAAAAGGAAAAGGAACAGGAACAAAATAAAGAAAAAGAAACTAGTCAAGAGCCAACAGTAGATAATCAAAAAGAGCCAGACAAAGGAGCGAATCATAATGGGTAA
- the glmM gene encoding phosphoglucosamine mutase: MGKYFGTDGVRGVANQELTPELAFKIGRFGGYVLTKDTDRPKVIIGRDTRISGHMLEGALVAGLLSTGAEVMRLGVISTPGVAYLTKALDAQAGVMISASHNPVQDNGIKFFGSDGFKLTDEQEAEIEALLDKEVDELPRPTGTNLGQVSDYFEGGQKYLQYIKQTVEEDFSGLHIALDCAHGATSSLAPYLFADLEADISTMGTSPNGMNINDGVGSTHPEVLAKLVKEKGADIGLAFDGDGDRLIAVDEKGNIVDGDQIMFICAKYMKETGQLKHNTVVSTVMSNLGFYKALEANGITSDKTAVGDRYVMEEMKRGGYNLGGEQSGHIILLDYITTGDGMLSALQLVNIMKMTKKPLSELAGEMTKFPQLLVNVRVTDKKLALENEKIKEIIRVVEEEMNGDGRILVRPSGTEPLIRVMAEAPTQEVCDAYVHRIVEVVKAEVGAE, from the coding sequence ATGGGTAAATATTTTGGTACAGATGGAGTACGCGGGGTAGCGAACCAGGAGTTAACGCCTGAATTAGCGTTCAAAATTGGACGTTTCGGTGGTTATGTATTAACAAAAGATACAGATCGTCCAAAAGTAATTATCGGCCGTGATACACGTATATCAGGACATATGCTAGAAGGAGCTTTAGTAGCAGGTCTATTATCAACTGGAGCAGAAGTAATGCGTCTTGGTGTTATTTCTACACCAGGTGTTGCTTATTTAACAAAAGCGTTAGATGCACAAGCAGGTGTTATGATTTCTGCATCTCATAATCCAGTACAGGATAACGGAATTAAATTCTTTGGTTCAGACGGTTTTAAATTAACGGATGAGCAGGAAGCAGAAATCGAAGCTTTATTAGACAAAGAAGTTGATGAATTGCCACGTCCAACAGGTACTAATCTTGGACAAGTGAGTGATTATTTTGAAGGTGGACAAAAATATTTACAATACATTAAACAAACTGTAGAGGAAGATTTCTCTGGTTTACATATCGCCTTAGATTGTGCGCATGGTGCTACGTCTTCTTTAGCTCCATATTTATTTGCGGATTTAGAAGCTGATATTTCAACAATGGGTACTTCACCAAACGGTATGAACATTAATGATGGAGTAGGCTCTACACATCCAGAAGTATTAGCTAAACTAGTAAAAGAAAAAGGTGCTGATATCGGTCTTGCTTTTGATGGTGATGGTGACCGTTTAATCGCTGTAGATGAAAAAGGAAACATCGTTGATGGCGATCAAATTATGTTTATTTGTGCAAAGTACATGAAAGAAACTGGTCAACTAAAGCACAATACAGTTGTTTCAACAGTTATGAGTAACCTAGGTTTCTATAAAGCGCTTGAAGCTAACGGTATTACAAGTGATAAAACAGCAGTTGGTGATCGCTACGTAATGGAAGAAATGAAGCGTGGTGGATATAACCTGGGAGGAGAACAATCAGGTCACATTATCTTACTTGATTACATTACAACTGGTGATGGAATGTTAAGTGCACTTCAACTTGTAAACATCATGAAAATGACGAAAAAACCATTATCTGAGCTTGCAGGAGAAATGACAAAATTCCCGCAATTACTAGTAAACGTTCGTGTAACAGATAAAAAGCTAGCATTAGAAAACGAAAAAATTAAAGAAATTATTCGTGTTGTAGAGGAAGAAATGAATGGTGATGGCCGCATTCTTGTTCGTCCATCTGGAACAGAGCCACTTATTCGTGTAATGGCAGAAGCACCAACACAAGAAGTTTGTGACGCATATGTGCATCGCATTGTAGAAGTTGTGAAAGCGGAAGTTGGCGCTGAATAA